TTTTGGTTAGATGCGGCTCTGTTTTTACCGCGACAAAATGAAAAAACCACGCCCGGGGGCGTGGTTTCAGGTTACAGAACGTCAATTTCCGCGACCGAGGGATAAATCCAGCTCGGCCGGAACGGCATCGAATCAATATCATCGAGGGTCGATACCCCTGACAGCACGAGAATGGTCTCCAGCCCGGCCTGGAAGCCCGCCAGAATATCGGTGCGCAGGTTGTCGCCCACGATCACCGTATCTTCCGAGTGGGCCTGCATCTTGTTAAGGGCCGCGCGAATAATCCACGGACTGGGCTTACCCACATAAAACGGCATGCGGCCGGTCATTTTCTCGATACCGGCACAGAGCGCGCCACAGGCCGGATAAAAGCCGCGGCCGTGGGTATCGGGGTTAGTCGCGATAAAGCGGGCACCGCTGGCGACAAAGAACGCTGCCTTATGCATCATCTCCCAGTTGTAGGAGCGCGTTTCACCGACGATCACGAAATCGGGATTCACATCGGTGATGGTGAAGCCGGCTTTGTATAATTCATGGATCAGCGCACCTTCGCCCACCACATAGGCTTTTTTGCCTTCCTGACGCTTCAGAAAATCCGCGGTCGCCATCGCCGACGTGTAAAACACGCTGTCGGGCACATCGACACCGGCGGTGGCAAAGCGATTCGCCAGATCCTGCCCGGTCTGCGACGGGAAGTTGGTGAGCAGCACCAGCGGCATACCTTTTTCCATGATGCGGTTAAGAAATTCGGCTGCGCCCGGCACGGCAACGTTGTCGTGCATCAGCACGCCGTCGATATCACAAATAACATTCTTAATGGTCATGGACTTCCCGACATCAAAAAAAGAAGGCGACACTATAAAACGCTGTCAGCTTTCCAGCAAACGCTGCAACAGGATACCGTTAAGCATGGCGCGTTTTACCAGCGCGAAGGCGCCAATCGCCGAACGGTCGTTCAGGGCCGAGCGAACCACCGGCAGATTCTGACGAAACGCCTTTAGCGCCTGGGTATTGATGCACCCTTCGATGGCGGGCAGCAGCACTTTTTCGGCCTCGGTAATTTCGCCAGCGATCACCACTTTTTGCGGGTTAAACAGGTTGATGGCGATGGCGATGGTTTTGCCCAGATGCCGGCCAACCTGCTCGATCACTTCGCTGGCCAGCGCGTCGCCCTTGTTGGCGGCCTTACAGATGGCGTTGATTTTACAGTCGTCCAGCGTGACGCGACTCTGGTAACCCTGCTCCAGCAGATGACGCACGCGCTGCTCGATGGCGGCGTTGGCGGCCACCGTCTCCAGACAGCCAAAGTTGCCGCAGTGGCAGCGCTCGCCCAGCGGATCGACCTGAATGTGGCCAATCTCGCCGACGTTACCGTTCCGACCAATAAAAATGCGCCCGTTGGAGATGATCCCGGCCCCCGTCCCCCGGTGAACGCGCACCAGAATAGAGTCTTCACAGTCCTGGCTCGCACCAAAGTAGTGCTCAGCCAGCGCCAGGCTGCGGATATCGTGACCCACAAAGCAGGTGACGGCGAAGCGTTTTTCCAGGGCGTCGATCAGCCCCCAGTTTTCGACCTGAATATGCGGCATATAGCGGATCACGCCGCTTTCGGGGTCGACAAGCCCGGGCAGGATCACCGAAATGGCGATCAGCTCGCGGATTTTGCGCTGGCAGGATTCGATAAACAGCTCAATGGCGTTGAGCAGGGCGTGCTCAAGAGTCTCCTGCGTGCGTTCCGGCAGGGAGTAGTGCTCTTCAGCAACCGCTTTGCTGCTCAGATCGTACAGCGTCAGGGTGGCGTCATGGCGGCCAAGGCGCACGCCGATGGCGTGAAAATTGCGGGTTTCGGTGACAATCGAGATGGCGCGACGGCCTCCGGTGGAGGCCTGCTGGTCCACTTCTTTGATCAGCCCGCGCTCAATGAGCTGGCGGGTAATTTTCGTCACGCTGGCGGGGGCAAGCTGGCTCTGCTCTGCAATCTGGATCCGCGAGATGGGGCCATGCTGGTCGATCAGTCGATATACCGCAGCACTGTTCAGCTGCTTTACCAGATCAACGTTACCAATTTGAGCTTGTCCGCCAGGTGTCATACGTTTACTTACTCTGTGACGACCTCGTTACCATTAACGATGGTCTTGATGATTTTATAATCGTGTGTGAATGCGGTGAGGTTAGCCACCATGCCCGGGGCAATGCTGCCCAGCTGCTTGTCCACGCCAATCGCGCGGGCCGGGTAGAGAGTTGCCATACGCAACACTTCATCCAGGGCAATGCTGCAATGTTCAACCAGATTGCGCACGCCTTCGATCATGGTTAGCGCTGAACCGCTTAAGGTTCCGTTCTCATCCACACACAGTCCATTCCGGTAGTATATTGTTTTACCAGCAAAAATGAACTGTTCAATATTTGCCCCTGCTGGCGCCGTGGCGTCTGTGACCAGACACAGCTTGTCGCCTTTCAGGCGTTTGGCGTTACGCACGTTGGCATAATCGACGTGTAACCCGTCGGCAATGATGCCGCAGTAGACGTCCGGCTCATCGAAAATTGCCCCGGCCAGACCCGGCTCGCGCCCGGTGATGTACGGCATGGCGTTATAAAGATGGGTGGCGAAGGT
This Leclercia sp. S52 DNA region includes the following protein-coding sequences:
- the nagD gene encoding ribonucleotide monophosphatase NagD, with product MTIKNVICDIDGVLMHDNVAVPGAAEFLNRIMEKGMPLVLLTNFPSQTGQDLANRFATAGVDVPDSVFYTSAMATADFLKRQEGKKAYVVGEGALIHELYKAGFTITDVNPDFVIVGETRSYNWEMMHKAAFFVASGARFIATNPDTHGRGFYPACGALCAGIEKMTGRMPFYVGKPSPWIIRAALNKMQAHSEDTVIVGDNLRTDILAGFQAGLETILVLSGVSTLDDIDSMPFRPSWIYPSVAEIDVL
- a CDS encoding N-acetylglucosamine repressor, which translates into the protein MTPGGQAQIGNVDLVKQLNSAAVYRLIDQHGPISRIQIAEQSQLAPASVTKITRQLIERGLIKEVDQQASTGGRRAISIVTETRNFHAIGVRLGRHDATLTLYDLSSKAVAEEHYSLPERTQETLEHALLNAIELFIESCQRKIRELIAISVILPGLVDPESGVIRYMPHIQVENWGLIDALEKRFAVTCFVGHDIRSLALAEHYFGASQDCEDSILVRVHRGTGAGIISNGRIFIGRNGNVGEIGHIQVDPLGERCHCGNFGCLETVAANAAIEQRVRHLLEQGYQSRVTLDDCKINAICKAANKGDALASEVIEQVGRHLGKTIAIAINLFNPQKVVIAGEITEAEKVLLPAIEGCINTQALKAFRQNLPVVRSALNDRSAIGAFALVKRAMLNGILLQRLLES